In a single window of the Erinaceus europaeus chromosome 21, mEriEur2.1, whole genome shotgun sequence genome:
- the CNBP gene encoding CCHC-type zinc finger nucleic acid binding protein isoform X1, which translates to MSSNECFKCGRSGHWARECPTGGGRGRGMRSRGRGGFTSDRGFQFVSSSLPDICYRCGESGHLAKDCDLQEDEACYNCGRGGHIAKDCKEPKREREQCCYNCGKPGHLARDCDHADEQKCYSCGEFGHIQKDCTKVKCYRCGETGHVAINCSKTSEVNCYRCGESGHLARECTIEATA; encoded by the exons ATGAGCAGCAACGAGTGTTTCAAGTGTGGACGATCTGGCCACTGGGCCCGCGAGTGCCCCACTGGTGGAGGCCGTGGTCGTGGAATGAGAAGCCGTGGCAGAGGTGGTTTTACCTCGGATAGAG GTTTCCAGTTTGTTTCCTCGTCTCTTCCAGACATCTGTTATCGCTGTGGTGAGTCTGGTCATCTTGCCAAGGATTGTGATCTTCAGGAGGA TGAAGCCTGCTATAACTGCGGTAGAGGTGGCCACATTGCCAAGGACTGCAAGGAGcccaagagagagcgagagcagtGCTGCTACAACTGTGGCAAACCAGGCCATCTGGCTCGTGACTGTGACCATGCGGATGAGCAGAAGTGCTATTCTTGTGGAGAGTTTGGACACATTCAAAAagactgcaccaaagtgaagtgCTATAG gtGTGGCGAAACTGGTCATGTAGCCATCAACTGCAGCAAGACAAGTGAAGTCAACTGTTACCGCTGTGGCGAGTCAGGGCATCTTGCACGGGAATGCACGATTGAGGCCACAGCTTAA
- the CNBP gene encoding CCHC-type zinc finger nucleic acid binding protein isoform X2 → MSSNECFKCGRSGHWARECPTGGGRGRGMRSRGRGGFTSDRGFQFVSSSLPDICYRCGESGHLAKDCDLQEDACYNCGRGGHIAKDCKEPKREREQCCYNCGKPGHLARDCDHADEQKCYSCGEFGHIQKDCTKVKCYRCGETGHVAINCSKTSEVNCYRCGESGHLARECTIEATA, encoded by the exons ATGAGCAGCAACGAGTGTTTCAAGTGTGGACGATCTGGCCACTGGGCCCGCGAGTGCCCCACTGGTGGAGGCCGTGGTCGTGGAATGAGAAGCCGTGGCAGAGGTGGTTTTACCTCGGATAGAG GTTTCCAGTTTGTTTCCTCGTCTCTTCCAGACATCTGTTATCGCTGTGGTGAGTCTGGTCATCTTGCCAAGGATTGTGATCTTCAGGAGGATG CCTGCTATAACTGCGGTAGAGGTGGCCACATTGCCAAGGACTGCAAGGAGcccaagagagagcgagagcagtGCTGCTACAACTGTGGCAAACCAGGCCATCTGGCTCGTGACTGTGACCATGCGGATGAGCAGAAGTGCTATTCTTGTGGAGAGTTTGGACACATTCAAAAagactgcaccaaagtgaagtgCTATAG gtGTGGCGAAACTGGTCATGTAGCCATCAACTGCAGCAAGACAAGTGAAGTCAACTGTTACCGCTGTGGCGAGTCAGGGCATCTTGCACGGGAATGCACGATTGAGGCCACAGCTTAA
- the CNBP gene encoding CCHC-type zinc finger nucleic acid binding protein isoform X3 — MSSNECFKCGRSGHWARECPTGGGRGRGMRSRGRGFQFVSSSLPDICYRCGESGHLAKDCDLQEDEACYNCGRGGHIAKDCKEPKREREQCCYNCGKPGHLARDCDHADEQKCYSCGEFGHIQKDCTKVKCYRCGETGHVAINCSKTSEVNCYRCGESGHLARECTIEATA, encoded by the exons ATGAGCAGCAACGAGTGTTTCAAGTGTGGACGATCTGGCCACTGGGCCCGCGAGTGCCCCACTGGTGGAGGCCGTGGTCGTGGAATGAGAAGCCGTGGCAGAG GTTTCCAGTTTGTTTCCTCGTCTCTTCCAGACATCTGTTATCGCTGTGGTGAGTCTGGTCATCTTGCCAAGGATTGTGATCTTCAGGAGGA TGAAGCCTGCTATAACTGCGGTAGAGGTGGCCACATTGCCAAGGACTGCAAGGAGcccaagagagagcgagagcagtGCTGCTACAACTGTGGCAAACCAGGCCATCTGGCTCGTGACTGTGACCATGCGGATGAGCAGAAGTGCTATTCTTGTGGAGAGTTTGGACACATTCAAAAagactgcaccaaagtgaagtgCTATAG gtGTGGCGAAACTGGTCATGTAGCCATCAACTGCAGCAAGACAAGTGAAGTCAACTGTTACCGCTGTGGCGAGTCAGGGCATCTTGCACGGGAATGCACGATTGAGGCCACAGCTTAA
- the CNBP gene encoding CCHC-type zinc finger nucleic acid binding protein isoform X4, translated as MSSNECFKCGRSGHWARECPTGGGRGRGMRSRGRGFQFVSSSLPDICYRCGESGHLAKDCDLQEDACYNCGRGGHIAKDCKEPKREREQCCYNCGKPGHLARDCDHADEQKCYSCGEFGHIQKDCTKVKCYRCGETGHVAINCSKTSEVNCYRCGESGHLARECTIEATA; from the exons ATGAGCAGCAACGAGTGTTTCAAGTGTGGACGATCTGGCCACTGGGCCCGCGAGTGCCCCACTGGTGGAGGCCGTGGTCGTGGAATGAGAAGCCGTGGCAGAG GTTTCCAGTTTGTTTCCTCGTCTCTTCCAGACATCTGTTATCGCTGTGGTGAGTCTGGTCATCTTGCCAAGGATTGTGATCTTCAGGAGGATG CCTGCTATAACTGCGGTAGAGGTGGCCACATTGCCAAGGACTGCAAGGAGcccaagagagagcgagagcagtGCTGCTACAACTGTGGCAAACCAGGCCATCTGGCTCGTGACTGTGACCATGCGGATGAGCAGAAGTGCTATTCTTGTGGAGAGTTTGGACACATTCAAAAagactgcaccaaagtgaagtgCTATAG gtGTGGCGAAACTGGTCATGTAGCCATCAACTGCAGCAAGACAAGTGAAGTCAACTGTTACCGCTGTGGCGAGTCAGGGCATCTTGCACGGGAATGCACGATTGAGGCCACAGCTTAA